In Archangium lipolyticum, the following are encoded in one genomic region:
- a CDS encoding HflX-like GTP-binding protein has translation MERLAGRRVIVAGLFSAKVPDPEALLEVLAGHVRTRSSTVVGQVLQRRGVSRSHRPGGVLLLDQPLSRKTVLGPGKARELAALARSASADLIVFWNPLTPHQRASLEQLTGVAVRDAHSLGLGLG, from the coding sequence ATGGAACGACTCGCGGGACGACGGGTCATCGTGGCGGGACTCTTCTCGGCGAAGGTGCCGGACCCGGAGGCGCTCCTCGAGGTCCTCGCCGGACACGTTCGCACCCGCTCCAGCACGGTGGTCGGACAGGTCCTCCAGCGGCGCGGCGTCTCCCGCTCCCACCGGCCCGGCGGCGTCCTCCTCCTGGACCAGCCCCTGTCCCGGAAGACGGTGCTCGGACCGGGCAAGGCCCGCGAGCTCGCAGCCCTCGCCCGGTCCGCCTCCGCCGACCTCATCGTGTTCTGGAATCCCCTCACCCCGCACCAGCGCGCGAGCCTCGAACAGCTCACCGGTGTGGCTGTCCGCGATGCCCACTCGCTCGGGCTCGGACTCGGGTGA
- the mnmG gene encoding tRNA uridine-5-carboxymethylaminomethyl(34) synthesis enzyme MnmG, with the protein MKLRYDVIVVGLGHAGCEAALACARMGLSTLGLTLKRDRAAIMSCNPAVGGTAKGHLVRELDALGGEMGRAADLAGTHFKTLNASKGPAVQATRVLCDRDAYARIMQSVLWAQPNLTVHEAEVSAVVAEGGRVAGVVLGDGTQVAASAVLLTTGTFLQALMHVGEKKEVGGRLGDEAAQGMSQSLRSLGFTLGRFKTGTPARLLRDSIDWAALEPQPGDFPPRPLSLRTKWGLAGGDFPCQPSVTCALTYTTAETHRILRDNLHRSPLFQGEIVGRGPRYCPSLEDKVVRFSARERHLVFLEPEGPESPLVYPAGLSTSMPAEVQLSFLRTLPGLAKVEVARYGYAVEYDYAPPTQLKETLETKRVEGLYFAGQLNGTSGYEEAAFQGLYAGINAGLKVRGEPPLVLGRDEAHGAVLVDELVTKGVDEPFRMFTSRSEHRLKLREGNADLRLAKHGAKVGLVSREVLERVEARGRAVAEEVARLKRTGLAARLKRPEVTYAALAAEKAEGWPELPEDVVEEVEVEVKYEGYIVMAERAAAREAEAWDGWRIPGDFTYGTVRGLSAEAVEKLEKHRPATVGQARRIPGLTPAAFSLLLVALKRGGLGGGGGPRECDS; encoded by the coding sequence ATGAAGCTCCGGTACGACGTCATCGTGGTGGGCCTCGGCCACGCCGGCTGCGAGGCCGCCCTGGCCTGCGCTCGCATGGGCCTGTCCACCCTCGGCCTCACCCTCAAGCGCGACCGCGCCGCCATCATGAGCTGCAACCCCGCCGTCGGCGGCACCGCCAAGGGCCACCTCGTCCGCGAGCTCGATGCGCTCGGCGGTGAGATGGGCCGCGCCGCCGACCTCGCGGGTACGCACTTCAAGACCCTGAATGCCTCGAAGGGCCCCGCCGTTCAGGCCACCCGCGTGCTGTGCGATCGCGATGCCTACGCACGCATCATGCAGTCCGTGCTGTGGGCCCAGCCGAACCTCACCGTGCACGAGGCCGAGGTGTCGGCGGTGGTCGCCGAGGGCGGACGCGTGGCCGGCGTGGTGCTCGGAGATGGCACGCAGGTGGCCGCGAGCGCCGTGCTGCTCACCACCGGCACCTTCCTCCAGGCCCTCATGCATGTGGGCGAGAAGAAGGAGGTCGGCGGACGGCTCGGGGACGAGGCCGCCCAGGGCATGTCCCAGTCGCTGCGCTCGCTGGGCTTCACGCTCGGCCGCTTCAAGACGGGCACGCCCGCGCGGCTGTTGCGCGACAGCATCGACTGGGCGGCGCTCGAGCCCCAGCCGGGAGACTTCCCACCCCGCCCGCTGTCGCTGCGCACGAAGTGGGGGCTCGCAGGAGGGGACTTCCCGTGCCAGCCCTCCGTCACGTGCGCGCTCACGTACACCACGGCGGAGACGCACCGGATCCTGCGCGACAACCTCCACCGCTCGCCGCTGTTCCAGGGAGAGATTGTCGGCCGGGGCCCGCGCTACTGCCCCTCGCTGGAGGACAAGGTGGTGCGCTTCTCCGCGCGCGAGCGGCACCTGGTCTTCCTGGAGCCCGAGGGCCCCGAGTCCCCGCTGGTGTACCCGGCGGGCCTGTCCACGAGCATGCCGGCGGAGGTGCAGCTTTCCTTCCTGCGCACGCTGCCCGGGCTCGCGAAGGTGGAGGTGGCGCGGTACGGGTACGCGGTGGAGTACGACTACGCGCCGCCGACGCAGCTCAAGGAGACGCTGGAGACGAAGCGGGTGGAGGGACTCTACTTCGCGGGTCAGCTCAACGGGACGAGCGGGTACGAGGAGGCGGCGTTCCAGGGGTTGTACGCGGGCATCAACGCGGGGCTGAAGGTGCGGGGCGAGCCACCGCTGGTGCTCGGGAGGGACGAGGCGCACGGGGCGGTGCTGGTGGACGAGCTGGTGACGAAGGGGGTGGACGAGCCCTTCCGGATGTTCACGAGCCGCTCGGAGCACCGGCTGAAGCTGCGCGAGGGGAACGCGGACCTGCGCCTGGCGAAGCACGGGGCGAAGGTGGGGCTGGTGTCGCGCGAGGTGCTGGAGCGGGTGGAGGCGCGGGGCCGGGCGGTGGCGGAGGAGGTGGCGCGGCTGAAGAGGACGGGGCTGGCGGCGAGACTGAAGCGGCCCGAGGTGACATACGCGGCGCTGGCGGCGGAGAAGGCGGAGGGGTGGCCGGAGCTGCCGGAGGACGTGGTGGAGGAGGTGGAGGTGGAGGTGAAGTACGAGGGCTACATCGTGATGGCGGAGCGGGCGGCGGCGAGGGAGGCGGAGGCGTGGGATGGGTGGCGGATACCGGGGGACTTCACGTACGGGACGGTGCGAGGGCTGTCGGCGGAGGCGGTGGAGAAGCTGGAGAAGCACCGGCCGGCGACGGTGGGGCAGGCGAGGCGGATACCGGGGCTGACACCGGCGGCGTTCTCGCTGTTGCTGGTGGCGCTGAAGCGGGGCGGGTTGGGAGGCGGCGGAGGCCCTCGCGAGTGCGATTCCTGA
- a CDS encoding ParB/RepB/Spo0J family partition protein translates to MPGAPGGDDAVLNGDKQKRALGRGLSALIPQAAPPPSAVAAAAVAPEPAPPPKNGIVKLPIEAIQRDTLQPRRHFDEEKLRELTESIKAQGVLMPVLVRKDGEGFKLIAGERRWRASQLAGLHEIPAIIREVTEVEAFELALVENLQRADLNPMEEAEGYHRLVEEFGLTQDQVAQRVGKERSTVANALRLLGLPDEVKRMVGEGSLSAGHARALLGVPRIPEMTELAAQVAAKKLSVRDTEKLVQQAKGSKPRDAGKPQKQSPQVKSLTEELQRLLGTKVRLVEKGSGKGTIEVDYFSYDDLDRILKVLRKE, encoded by the coding sequence ATGCCGGGTGCTCCCGGTGGAGACGACGCAGTGCTGAACGGTGACAAGCAGAAGCGGGCGTTGGGCCGTGGCCTCTCCGCCCTCATCCCCCAGGCAGCTCCTCCTCCCAGTGCCGTGGCGGCGGCCGCCGTGGCTCCCGAGCCCGCCCCGCCTCCGAAGAACGGCATCGTCAAGCTCCCCATCGAGGCCATCCAGCGCGACACCCTCCAGCCTCGCCGCCACTTCGACGAGGAGAAGCTGCGCGAGCTCACCGAGTCCATCAAGGCGCAGGGCGTGTTGATGCCGGTGCTCGTGCGCAAGGACGGCGAGGGCTTCAAGCTCATCGCCGGTGAGCGCCGCTGGCGCGCCTCGCAGCTCGCGGGCCTGCACGAGATTCCCGCCATCATCCGCGAGGTGACGGAAGTCGAGGCCTTCGAGCTCGCCCTGGTGGAGAACCTCCAGCGCGCGGACCTCAACCCCATGGAGGAGGCCGAGGGCTATCACCGCCTGGTGGAGGAGTTCGGTCTCACGCAGGACCAGGTGGCCCAGCGCGTCGGCAAGGAGCGCTCCACGGTGGCCAACGCCCTGCGGCTGCTCGGCCTGCCGGACGAGGTGAAGCGCATGGTGGGCGAGGGCTCGCTGAGCGCGGGCCATGCGCGCGCGCTGCTCGGCGTGCCCCGCATCCCGGAGATGACGGAGCTGGCCGCCCAGGTCGCCGCCAAGAAGCTCAGCGTGCGCGACACCGAGAAGCTGGTGCAGCAGGCCAAGGGCTCCAAGCCCCGCGACGCCGGCAAGCCCCAGAAGCAGAGTCCCCAGGTGAAGTCCCTCACCGAGGAGCTTCAGCGGTTGTTGGGTACGAAAGTGCGCCTGGTGGAGAAGGGCAGTGGAAAAGGCACCATCGAGGTCGATTACTTCTCGTACGATGATCTCGATCGCATCCTGAAGGTACTCAGGAAGGAGTAG
- a CDS encoding AAA family ATPase has translation MGHVGRIICISNQKGGVGKTTTAINLAASLASAERKVLLVDMDPQGNAGSGLGLKRDQLQGTVYDALLGGRPMSELLHPTELRFLQVVPATPDLTGAEVELVNQERREYRLRDALRPLAEQYDYILIDCPPSLGLLTLNSLIAADSVLIPLQCEYYALEGLSQLNHTIDLVRQAFNPGLKMEGILLTMFDSRANIANQVVADVREFFKEQVFTSVVPRNVRLSECPSFGKPILLYDIKSKGCESYLALGREIMQREANPPPPARKVA, from the coding sequence ATGGGCCACGTGGGTCGAATCATCTGCATCTCCAATCAGAAGGGCGGCGTCGGTAAGACGACCACCGCCATCAACCTCGCCGCGAGCCTCGCCTCCGCTGAGCGCAAGGTGCTCCTCGTCGACATGGACCCTCAGGGCAATGCCGGCAGCGGCCTCGGTCTCAAGCGCGACCAGCTCCAGGGCACCGTCTATGACGCCCTCCTCGGCGGCCGCCCCATGAGCGAGCTCCTCCACCCCACCGAGCTGCGCTTCCTCCAGGTGGTCCCCGCCACCCCGGATCTCACCGGCGCGGAAGTCGAGCTCGTCAACCAGGAGCGTCGCGAGTACCGCCTCCGCGATGCCCTCCGGCCCCTCGCCGAGCAGTACGACTACATCCTCATCGACTGCCCGCCCTCGCTCGGGCTGCTCACCCTCAACTCGCTCATCGCCGCGGACTCCGTCCTCATCCCGCTTCAGTGCGAGTACTACGCCCTCGAGGGCCTCTCCCAGCTCAACCACACCATCGACCTGGTGCGGCAGGCCTTCAATCCCGGGCTGAAGATGGAGGGCATCCTGCTCACCATGTTCGACTCGCGCGCCAACATCGCCAACCAGGTCGTCGCCGACGTGCGCGAGTTCTTCAAGGAGCAGGTCTTTACCTCGGTTGTCCCGCGCAACGTGCGCCTGTCCGAGTGCCCCTCCTTCGGCAAGCCCATCCTGCTCTACGACATCAAGTCCAAGGGCTGTGAGAGCTACCTGGCGCTCGGCCGCGAAATCATGCAGCGCGAGGCCAACCCGCCTCCGCCCGCTCGCAAGGTGGCCTGA
- the rsmG gene encoding 16S rRNA (guanine(527)-N(7))-methyltransferase RsmG, with translation MDNARFADQIQQGCKALGVELGEDVTPRLQRLMGELLKWNAKVNLTAITAEEEVLEKHFLDSLAVLPEVEGAGSVLDVGAGAGFPGLPLKMARPSLSVTMVDAVGKKVGYLKAVIAVAGLGLTGTKAVHTRAEGKPEAEGLPRAERVIARAFMDLPDWLDLAPAYLAEGGHVVAMLGKAQGEDELRAQAEKRGLKLVSARAYRLPFSGAERQVAAFAKR, from the coding sequence GTGGATAACGCGCGCTTCGCCGATCAGATTCAGCAGGGATGCAAGGCGTTGGGAGTGGAGCTGGGGGAGGACGTGACGCCGAGGCTGCAGCGGCTGATGGGAGAGCTGCTGAAGTGGAACGCGAAGGTGAACCTGACGGCCATCACGGCGGAGGAGGAGGTGCTGGAGAAGCACTTCCTGGACTCGCTGGCGGTGCTGCCGGAGGTGGAGGGAGCGGGGAGTGTGCTGGACGTGGGAGCGGGGGCGGGATTCCCGGGGCTGCCGTTGAAGATGGCGAGACCGTCGCTGTCGGTGACGATGGTGGACGCGGTGGGGAAGAAGGTGGGGTACCTGAAGGCGGTGATCGCGGTGGCGGGGTTGGGGCTGACGGGGACGAAGGCGGTGCACACGCGAGCGGAGGGCAAGCCGGAGGCGGAGGGGCTGCCGCGAGCGGAGCGGGTGATCGCGCGAGCGTTCATGGACCTACCGGACTGGCTGGACCTGGCGCCGGCGTACCTGGCGGAGGGCGGGCACGTGGTGGCGATGCTGGGCAAGGCGCAGGGCGAGGACGAGCTGCGAGCGCAGGCGGAGAAGCGAGGGCTGAAGCTGGTGTCGGCGCGAGCGTACCGCCTTCCATTCTCGGGAGCGGAGAGGCAGGTCGCGGCGTTCGCGAAGCGGTGA
- a CDS encoding outer membrane protein assembly factor BamB family protein has translation MKRLSWALCPLLLLVGCTLPNEQEFLEERTRTCGQSFQCPEGLSCVEGFCVGTEVDATQCSPACAPYEACTAGKTCVPRYEALGMLVGDNDKSVVPAGPVLVYAAFLVRQGFAANLPETLSFSAVREDGGPGGSFSVASRGDGELYRTEWTPPGEGVYRVTVAHPVAGGPSTTRRATVDATPPSFAVRVPPADAGVASASTTYTDPSLPNAWRRDQVVPVEVRTNEPNLDVPSVSVRLHGTDGGAAPAVAVTPFAPGEPCDAGFCGVARVKLWEPPFAAFRGQMTAEVRGRDKAGHEATGSSSFPVTRWKWAFNGASGTIKSTPAIGAGGTVYVGTNASSDGKVLALTPAGTVKWESRVGAVVGGPAVGASDGGSERVYVSANTAADGSLFALDSKQGEALMSCHSPVAGAYQGGLALGRISSTQHSETAVSVYRSSEGFSFIAGIGMGNPYCPVVIDGSGASHSPGLIPGTPVVMNGDNLFYSGFVSNGHVLTSYAFGSPYPRANWPVGAPILPTDVVLVGSELVGAAADPSNPSGGLFKHPQAGAAALTPLYPSTPWSSLVFRLAVGSSNMAFFGAERASGGGQSFNRFDLSTRSTTQTVARDSAIRSTPVLGANGAVYTVTTAGRVEAWAADSLSSLWSSPASSALGSAEASPTLDCPRDASGALVEGNHGVLYVPVGGSLYAFVVDSRGLDANAPWPKYQHDVRNTGNPATPIGGCP, from the coding sequence ATGAAGCGCCTGTCCTGGGCCCTGTGCCCGCTGTTGCTGCTCGTGGGCTGCACCCTCCCCAACGAGCAGGAGTTCCTGGAGGAGCGCACGCGCACCTGCGGCCAGTCCTTCCAGTGTCCCGAGGGACTCTCGTGCGTGGAGGGCTTCTGCGTGGGGACGGAGGTGGACGCCACCCAATGCAGTCCCGCCTGCGCTCCCTACGAGGCCTGCACCGCCGGGAAGACGTGTGTGCCTCGCTATGAGGCGCTGGGGATGTTGGTGGGCGATAATGATAAGAGCGTGGTGCCCGCTGGCCCCGTTCTGGTGTACGCCGCTTTCCTGGTGCGGCAGGGCTTCGCGGCGAACCTGCCGGAGACCCTGAGCTTCAGCGCGGTGCGCGAGGACGGGGGCCCGGGCGGCTCGTTCTCCGTTGCCTCGAGGGGGGACGGGGAGCTCTACCGCACGGAGTGGACGCCGCCTGGAGAGGGCGTGTACCGGGTGACGGTGGCACATCCGGTGGCCGGAGGTCCGAGCACCACGCGGCGCGCGACGGTGGACGCCACGCCGCCCTCCTTCGCGGTGAGGGTGCCGCCCGCGGACGCGGGGGTGGCGAGTGCAAGCACGACGTACACGGACCCGTCGCTCCCCAACGCGTGGCGGCGCGATCAGGTGGTGCCGGTGGAGGTCCGGACGAACGAGCCGAACCTCGATGTCCCCAGCGTGTCGGTGCGTCTGCATGGAACCGATGGGGGCGCCGCGCCCGCGGTGGCCGTGACTCCGTTCGCGCCGGGCGAGCCCTGTGACGCAGGCTTCTGCGGTGTGGCCCGGGTGAAGCTCTGGGAGCCGCCGTTCGCCGCCTTCCGCGGCCAGATGACGGCCGAGGTGCGAGGCCGTGACAAGGCGGGCCACGAGGCCACCGGCTCCTCTTCCTTCCCCGTCACCCGCTGGAAGTGGGCGTTCAATGGCGCGTCGGGCACCATCAAGTCGACTCCCGCCATCGGGGCGGGGGGCACCGTCTACGTGGGCACGAATGCGAGCTCGGACGGCAAGGTGCTCGCGCTCACTCCGGCGGGCACCGTGAAGTGGGAGTCCAGGGTCGGTGCGGTGGTCGGCGGTCCCGCCGTGGGCGCGTCCGATGGAGGCTCCGAGCGGGTCTACGTGAGCGCGAACACCGCCGCGGACGGGTCGCTGTTCGCCCTCGATTCAAAGCAGGGTGAGGCGCTGATGAGCTGCCATTCCCCGGTGGCGGGTGCCTACCAGGGCGGGCTGGCCCTGGGGAGGATCTCCTCGACCCAACACAGCGAGACGGCGGTCAGTGTCTATCGTTCCAGTGAAGGGTTTTCCTTCATCGCTGGCATCGGAATGGGCAATCCGTATTGCCCGGTCGTCATCGACGGGTCCGGTGCCTCCCATTCTCCCGGGTTGATTCCGGGAACGCCTGTCGTGATGAACGGGGACAACCTCTTCTACTCCGGGTTCGTCTCCAACGGTCACGTGCTCACCAGCTACGCCTTCGGCTCACCCTATCCGCGTGCCAACTGGCCGGTGGGTGCTCCGATCCTCCCGACGGACGTGGTGTTGGTTGGCTCCGAGCTCGTGGGCGCGGCGGCAGATCCCAGCAACCCCTCGGGCGGGCTGTTCAAACACCCGCAGGCGGGGGCGGCGGCCCTGACGCCGCTCTATCCTTCCACTCCCTGGTCCTCGCTCGTCTTCCGCCTGGCGGTGGGCAGCTCCAACATGGCTTTCTTCGGCGCCGAGCGGGCCAGCGGCGGCGGGCAGAGCTTCAATCGGTTCGATTTGAGCACGCGCTCCACCACCCAGACCGTCGCGAGGGACTCCGCCATTCGCTCGACGCCGGTCCTCGGGGCCAATGGGGCGGTCTACACCGTGACGACCGCCGGCCGGGTCGAGGCCTGGGCCGCGGACTCCCTCTCCTCGCTCTGGTCCTCCCCCGCCTCGAGCGCCCTGGGCTCCGCCGAGGCCTCGCCCACGCTCGACTGTCCGAGGGATGCCTCGGGCGCGCTGGTGGAGGGCAACCATGGCGTCCTGTACGTGCCCGTGGGCGGCAGTCTGTATGCCTTCGTCGTCGACAGCCGCGGGTTGGATGCGAACGCGCCCTGGCCCAAGTACCAGCACGATGTCCGCAACACCGGCAACCCGGCCACCCCCATCGGCGGCTGCCCGTAG